The DNA sequence acttctagaatgccgatcaaacaacCATGCTATTTGGTTGCTCCGTGTTTAAGCCGGTGTCATTATCTTAGCCTTTGATAAGGGGCGATGGGATAGCTTAGTAGTTTGTTCGTCATACCAttgacttgggttcgattccccatcgGGGGccatggatacaatgtttgaagccgtTTTATTATCCCCGCTAATATCGCTAGAATATATTAAGGTGTAAAcaaactccctccctcactaaCATGATCATTAGTCTATCAACACCATATCACATATATGAAACCATGATCTCACTTGTATTCATAAGCTTATCGGTTCAAAACGCTGCTCtatatatgtataagtataCTTTAAGGTACGAGGTAGCACGAActgacatttcatattttctctTTCTTTCAAAATGCTGTGGACTGAGCTGGAATTCAGTGTTTCATCTTTATTTCAGTGTTCCTCTTATATATTGATAGTAAGAAAACCTAAAACAACACCCAAAATCCCtaaatttaaatgttaaacGAGAAACAGATTCAGTTCAAATACAACAGGGTTTGTCCTGTTACATAGCATTATCATTTACATGATTCCAGTTACTGTAAACGTTAACGCTGGGTATTGAATTTGATATGGTATAAAAGCGGCGAAAAGACATACGCACGTCCTTGCATATTCTTTCATGATGGACTACACTCAGTTTGTGTGAATATGTACCGTGTCATAATTTGTAATACACATAATCTGAGCAGTAATGTGTCTTTGTAGTATTGTTTCGCACATGTTCAAAAAAGAGGCACCTGGCTCAGGTCAGCAATAGTGGAGACCCATCCTGAAGGATGAAAGGTGTGAGTTAGCCAATGGTTTCCGGACATTATATATTGAAACTCTCTGGGAAGCTATATCTTCAGTATAACGGCCAATTAAGCTTTGTGGTATTCCGAAAACTTGCCTTCAATCGGGCTTTTCAGTTTACATTTGCTTATCTTAAAGAAGGGATATCTGGCGATATATTATATACCACGTTGTAAAGAAACAGTTTGTCAATGTTAGCATATCGAACATGGTACCATGCATATAAAGTACGGGCGCAATAGCAgagtaataatagtaataatagcAATAATTAGTAATAATAGATTATTTTTCAATGTTCAAAAACAAAGTCATGTCAATTGTATTGTTTATTCGTATATATTAACCTTAATGGTCCTTCTGAGGAGCTTTGAAGGTTCTGGTTTATACATAAGCTCGCATTAACTGTGCCAAAAAAGCCGAACACTACCGTTAATCTACTATCTAACACAAACATCTCATATGAGTactggacaaaacaaaacagtgagTATAAAGTAGTTACAGTAGTAACCCATGCGAATGGCCAGTGATTCTAGATATTACACCTGTAGTCTGCCTGGCTCAAATGTGGGTCAGTTGCAAACCAACTCGAAAACGAATAAACGTGTAATACTCAATGAAGCGCTATTATATAGTAGTCGTTATCAAAACAATTGACCAGCTTTTTGCAGAATTTGTTAAAATGTTATTTAACAAACCATTATCaacatttttgacatagtccactatttgttacgagggaggaatgAAAAGAGAGGAACAGCCAGGTGTACGTTTGGCACGTGCACATGTGCCGACAAAGTTATTAAGTCATttacctgtgctgtgctgtctccatcctttctcgcacacctggctgttcctttCTGTCACCCCTCCCTCGCAACTAGTAGCGAGCTGTGTCATAATTTCAATGATAGAATTTTAgacatgttttgattatgatcagcgtttcaatgaCTATTAAacttttattagttttcgaCAGCAATTCACCGTTCCTCTTTCAAGCCAAACGGGCGATAGCTTACCATGTAAGGGTGAGCGGTGTTGGATAATTGCAAGTCAGTCTGACTATAACAATGCTTTTAAGGAGAAAATTAATGCCAACAGCAACACAGAACACCTGGCTACAGACGCACTCGACATAGGAACAGCGAACAGTCTGACTGGTGTTCCGCTGCCATTCTCCAGCTTCAAGGCGCCAATGTATACCTTCGTTCCCGTTGCTGGCATACTGTTTAGATTTGCTACATTCTCCAGGATTATGATCCCATGATCACACAGCAACATCACATGCGTCTCGAACAAACTGGATTGACCGTAGTCAGGAGATGGAGTATCACCCCCAACCGCGTGCACTTTCCGGTTGCTCGTCAGCCATTTTGTCGCATTGAGACTTACACCAGGATAGTGGAAAGTGGAAGGATTCATGACATCATCGGTATTAAAGATCAGCTTTCTATCGGGCCAAAACTTATCCCAGCCAAAGTTGAAAAGTACGATAGCTCCGTCTGGAATTGTACCATGTTCTTCCTCCCAATCTCTGAAAGTCTGTTCGGTGGCCTGGAAATCACGATTGGCTTCTGACTGTTTTCTGACGTCGATGACGACCCCGGGTCCTGACAGCCGATTCATGTCCAGCTCGTGCATACGTTTCCCGTCTGGACAAAAGTGTCTTGGAGCATCCATGTGAGTCCCACTGTGCTCAGCTGTCTGGAAGGCATTGGCTTCCGCTCTGTACAACACCAACATCACCGTTACAATCACAGATATTTTGCTTCTCCTATCCGCTATCCTATTCTATGTTGTGCCGTTTGTTCATTGTTTTATGTCGGACTATTTTTATGAGGTTGTTGCAGATGGTCGCGTCTTGATCACGCAAACCATAGGGTAAATACCAGAAACTAGGGTACTGTTTGAAGTAAGGCTACAGTGAATGTTCTACGCATCTATCTACGCAGCTGGCATACGACGACATGCATCAACCTATCCAGCGAGTCTGACAGCAGAGTTCCACAAATCGGCTCTGTCGACAAGAATGGTTTGTTGAAAATCATAACATGGATCTTCCCGGGAAAAACGTTTAAAGTCAGAAAATGCTGTTGTGAAGTAAAGGTACTTTAAGTGTTGGTAACGTAACCAATAACGTCATTTGATGCGCAACTGTAGAACTGTATGGGTGGAAGTAATGCTATCATAAAGGCAAACTGACACTTTTTAAAGTTAAACCGTATTACCTGTAAAGCAGGTCCTTTTGAGTATAGTAATATCAATGAAGGCACTATTTATACAGAAAACTGATTCATAAATTCCACGAACCACTTTCTTCAGAATCCCCTCCATTGTTCTTTTAAACAAGGCAATAAGACACGACATTTTGAAAAGACAAGACCTGCTCTAAAGGTAGTTGAAGGAggtgttaaactcactcactcactcactcactcactcactcactcactcactcactcacccaaacccATTACTCACCCCACCCACTACTTATATATATCagcccgtaaagatccggggtagaacacgTCTTCTAAAACCCAAGCTtgctacaaaaggcgactatgcttgtcgcaagaggcgactaacgagatcgggtggtcagggtcgc is a window from the Haliotis asinina isolate JCU_RB_2024 chromosome 9, JCU_Hal_asi_v2, whole genome shotgun sequence genome containing:
- the LOC137296884 gene encoding isatin hydrolase-like, whose protein sequence is MHALCLLVSTCLCLSLAQDEIVDLTHTFGKKTIYWPGNPPFNFSNVFRLTGTTGYIAEANAFQTAEHSGTHMDAPRHFCPDGKRMHELDMNRLSGPGVVIDVRKQSEANRDFQATEQTFRDWEEEHGTIPDGAIVLFNFGWDKFWPDRKLIFNTDDVMNPSTFHYPGVSLNATKWLTSNRKVHAVGGDTPSPDYGQSSLFETHVMLLCDHGIIILENVANLNSMPATGTKVYIGALKLENGSGTPVRLFAVPMSSASVARCSVLLLALIFSLKALL